A stretch of Aedes aegypti strain LVP_AGWG chromosome 2, AaegL5.0 Primary Assembly, whole genome shotgun sequence DNA encodes these proteins:
- the LOC5568101 gene encoding uncharacterized protein LOC5568101, with protein MSGLSAAAMMTNGQNPAVPAGTFKDELDDFERFALESLVRNEWGLKVATLNRLMYCGVSVECLEVIEEHDLNDIFNDERAIGQKILLRHRLREWRKGLHWNSPEHPPSKRRYERHSLDPLDSEKKPRISTSNAIHESSSSTPTVILPDTRNPSTGGMASSSTSTSSSMTGAALSSSNVTASGSAITDAGSLPIQITPEALASFLQGSRSGRWVLKFFADNHHLDKKALTELTHVVVEPFLVFNITFTHALMRHYAEVICQLFHSEQAETFYCPRNMIRKNPTGKLYDRYVNQRLRYKTKFNAQRPTFVPDTHLHRTFAEMSTVTMSVMMQHHHLQQQQHFMEYANADPREFNGTPPQPESFSEESMNIYGGDEGSILIDGN; from the exons ATGTCCGGTCTTAGTGCGGCAGCGATGATGACCAACGGGCAGAATCCGGCTGTCCCGGCGGGGACCTTCAAGGACGAACTGGACGACTTTGAGCGGTTTGCTCTGGAGAGTTTGGTCCGGAACGAATGGGGCCTGAAGGTGGCCACCCTCAATCGGTTGATGT ACTGCGGAGTTTCGGTCGAATGTTTGGAGGTGATTGAGGAGCACGATCTGAATGACATCTTCAACGACGAGCGGGCCATCGGGCAGAAGATACTGCTGCGGCATCGGTTGCGCGAGTGGCGCAAGGGACTACACTGG AATTCCCCAGAACATCCACCTTCAAAACGCCGCTACGAACGCCACTCCCTCGACCCGCTAGACTCAGAGAAGAAACCTCGCATTTCAACCAGCAATGCCATCCACGAATCATCCTCGTCCACGCCAACCGTCATCCTGCCGGACACTCGCAACCCATCCACCGGTGGAATGGCTTCCTCATCTACGTCCACGTCGTCTTCCATGACCGGAGCCGCCCTCTCCAGCAGCAATGTAACCGCTTCTGGCAGCGCCATCACCGACGCCGGCAGTCTCCCCATCCAGATCACCCCCGAAGCCCTAGCCAGCTTTCTCCAGGGCAGCCGTTCCGGCCGCTGGGTGCTCAAATTCTTCGCCGACAATCACCACCTGGACAAGAAGGCCCTAACCGAGCTGACGCACGTCGTTGTCGAACCGTTCCTGGTGTTCAACATCACCTTCACGCACGCGCTGATGCGACACTACGCCGAGGTCATCTGCCAGCTGTTCCACTCGGAACAGGCGGAGACATTCTACTGCCCGCGGAACATGATCCGCAAGAACCCGACGGGGAAGCTGTACGATCGGTACGTCAACCAACGGTTGCGCTACAAAACCAAGTTCAACGCTCAGAGGCCGACCTTCGTGCCGGACACCCACCTGCACAGGACCTTCGCCGAGATGAGTACGGTTACGATGTCCGTTATGATGCAACATCATCATCTTCAGCAACAACAGCACTTCATGGAGTATGCCAACGCTGATCCGCGGGAGTTCAACGGTACGCCACCGCAACCGGAGAGTTTCAGCGAGGAGTCCATGAACATCTACGGCGGGGACGAGGGATCCATCCTGATCGATGGTAACTGA